The genomic DNA AAGCAGGCTTCGATGGGGGAGGTCTTCATGCCGTAGCGGGGCATGAACCCCCAGGCGAGCAGGTAGGCCGCGATGCCGCCGCCGACGGACAGGGTGGCGACGACGAAGGCGATACGGACGATGGTCGGGTCGATTTGATAACGAACGCCGATGCCTTCACAGACGCCGGCCACTTTGGCGTTGCCGCCCTGGTTTTCGGGGATGCGGGGAGGGCGGGTGGCCCACATGTCGTTGAGGGTGCTCATGTCTTCATTGTGCGCACTACCTGCGGGAAGAAGTATCGGGATTCCCCCTGATTTCAAAGATCAGGGTCTGCCCGGATGGCGCCTGGGCTTTTCCCTGGGAGACTGACAGGCATGAAGGCTTATCCGGTTTACGCGCGCCCGAAGGACCGTGTCGTGGTCGCGGGCGTGGCGTCTGGTCTCGCCAGTCACCTCCGCGTCGACGTCCTCTACGTGCGCCTCGCGTTCGTTCTGCTCAGCGCCTTGTCCGGGATGGGTTTGCTGGCCTACGCCGCGCTCTGGGTGTTTTCCCGCCCCGGGGAGGTGGACCCGCCCCCGGAGAGGCGGTCGTTGTCGAGGTCGATGAATTATCTCCTGGTCGCTCTGGCGGTGGTCGTCGCCGGCCTGGCGTCGCTCACGCTCTCCGGCGCGCCGGTGGGGCTGTTCATCGCGCTCATCGTCGCCGGCGTCGGCGCCTACCTGGTCTGGCGGGGCTTCGACGCCGGCACCCGCGCCCGTACGTACTCCATCATCGGGGGTGCGGTGCTGGTGATCGTCGGCCTGCTCTCCGGTCTGGCGATCGGTTCCCCGCAGGACTTCTTCGGGTCACTGCTGGCGGTGGGGTTCACCCTGGCCGGCGTGGCGGTGTTCGCGGTGCCGGTGATGGTCCGGGTCCGGGACTCCCTGGCGGAGAAGGCCGCGACGGAGGAACGGGAGCAGATCGCCTCGCGCCTGCATGATTCCGTGCTGCAGACCCTGGCGCTCATCCAGAAGCGTTCCGAGCAGCCGGAGGAGGTCGTCCGTCTGGCCCGTTCCCAGGAGCGGGAGCTGCGCACCTGGTTGTTCGAGCCGAGTGATTCCCTGGATCTGACGGTCTTCGCCGCCATTGAGAAGGCCAGCGGGGAAGTGGAGGACATGTACGGCGTCCGCATTGCGCCGGTGACCGTGGGGACGGATGCCCCGTTGACGGAGGGCACCCAATCGTTGATTTTCGCTGCCCGGGAGGCGATGGTGAATGCGGCGAAACACGCGGGCGTCGACAAGCTGGATGTGTATGCGGAGGCTTTCGACGGCCTGGAGATTTTTGTGCGCGACCGGGGCCGCGGTTTTGACCCGGAGGACATTCCGGAGGATCGGCACGGGATCAGGGACTCGATCGTCGCGCGCGTGGAGAAGGCAGGCGGGACGGTCGCGATCAATTCCACGCCGGGGGAGGGGACAGAGGTTATTCTGAGGACATGGTGACGGTGTTCCTGGTTGACGACCACTCTGTGTTCCGTGCGGGCGTACGCTCCGAGCTCGACGGCCGGGTGAAGGTCGTCGGCGAGGCGGGGAGCGTGGACATGGCCGTGCGCGGCATCGCCGAGACGAACCCCGACGTCGTGCTCCTTGACGTCCACATGCCCGAGGGGGGCGGCCTGGCCGTGATCAAAGCGGTGCCGGAGCAGACCTACCTTGCCCTGAGCGTGTCGGATGCGGCCGAGGACGTCATCGCGATCATCCGGGCCGGCGCCCGCGGTTATGTCACGAAGTCGATCGAGGCAGGGGAGCTGGCGGAGGCCGTCTCACGGGTCAACGACGGCGACGCCTACTTCTCTCCCCGCCTGGCGGGCTTCGTCCTCGACGCCTTCGCCGGTGCGGTGGTGGAGGAGGAGGAAGCCGAGCGGGACCCGGCGGTCGACGCCCTGACCCGGCGTGAGCTGGAGGTGCTGCGGCTGCTGGCGCGCGGCTACACCTACCGGGAGATCGGCGC from Corynebacterium guangdongense includes the following:
- a CDS encoding ATP-binding protein, whose amino-acid sequence is MKAYPVYARPKDRVVVAGVASGLASHLRVDVLYVRLAFVLLSALSGMGLLAYAALWVFSRPGEVDPPPERRSLSRSMNYLLVALAVVVAGLASLTLSGAPVGLFIALIVAGVGAYLVWRGFDAGTRARTYSIIGGAVLVIVGLLSGLAIGSPQDFFGSLLAVGFTLAGVAVFAVPVMVRVRDSLAEKAATEEREQIASRLHDSVLQTLALIQKRSEQPEEVVRLARSQERELRTWLFEPSDSLDLTVFAAIEKASGEVEDMYGVRIAPVTVGTDAPLTEGTQSLIFAAREAMVNAAKHAGVDKLDVYAEAFDGLEIFVRDRGRGFDPEDIPEDRHGIRDSIVARVEKAGGTVAINSTPGEGTEVILRTW
- a CDS encoding response regulator gives rise to the protein MVTVFLVDDHSVFRAGVRSELDGRVKVVGEAGSVDMAVRGIAETNPDVVLLDVHMPEGGGLAVIKAVPEQTYLALSVSDAAEDVIAIIRAGARGYVTKSIEAGELAEAVSRVNDGDAYFSPRLAGFVLDAFAGAVVEEEEAERDPAVDALTRRELEVLRLLARGYTYREIGAQLFISIKTVETHASNILRKTQQSNRHQLTRWAHQQGLGEG